The Brassica napus cultivar Da-Ae chromosome C7, Da-Ae, whole genome shotgun sequence genome has a segment encoding these proteins:
- the LOC106407517 gene encoding deSI-like protein At4g17486, translating into MCRKLKGDRNRKENVAFKKGRKHEQKLLSQIDHKRSRIIPQRTRFFLSFFKLFTNLKDCPAKRGKMLCRMVVVAGRKKKAGSVPVYLNVYDLTPINGYAYWLGLGVYHSGVEVHGVEYGFGAHEHSTTGIFEVEPKQCPGFTFRKSILIGRTDLDPEKVRAFMEKLSEEYSGNTYHLITKNCNHFCNDVCVQLTRRSIPSWVNRLARFGLFCNCVLPAELNETKVRQVRSKEEKVPEAEEKKLGSRSSRFPPGPSLSSSGSLNRSRRGGGERRRQCLPPSPPVSA; encoded by the exons ATGTGCCGCAAACTAAAGGGTGACAGAAACAGAAAAGAGAATGTAGCTTTTAAGAAAGGAAGGAAACATGAACAGAAGCTTCTCTCTCAGATTGACCACAAAAGAAGCAGAATAATCCCACAGAGAACtagattctttctttctttctttaagcTCTTTACGAATCTTAAAGATTGTCCGGCTAAAAGAGGAAAGATGTTGTGTAGAATGGTGGTGGTGGCCGGCCGGAAGAAGAAAgccggttcggttccggtttatCTGAATGTATACGATCTCACACCCATCAATGGCTACGCTTACTGGTTAGGACTTGGAGTCTACCACTCTGGTGTTGAAG TTCATGGGGTTGAGTACGGTTTCGGAGCTCACGAGCATTCCACAACAGGGATCTTCGAGGTTGAACCGAAGCAGTGTCCAGGGTTCACATTCAGGAAGTCTATTTTGATCGGAAGAACAGATTTGGATCCTGAGAAAGTCCGCGCCTTTATGGAGAAGCTCTCTGAAGAGTACAGCGGAAACACTTACCATCTCATTACAAAGAACTGTAATCACTTTTGCAACGACGTTTGTGTTCAGCTGACAAGGAGATCCATCCCTAGTTGGGTTAACCGTCTTGCTCGCTTTG GTTTGTTCTGCAACTGTGTTTTGCCTGCGGAGCTGAACGAGACGAAGGTGAGGCAGGTTAGATCGAAAGAGGAGAAGGTTCCGGAAGCAGAAGAGAAGAAGCTTGGGAGCAGGTCGAGTAGATTTCCACCTGGTCCCTCGCTATCTTCGTCGGGGTCTTTGAACAGGAGCAGAAGAGGAGGAGGGGAAAGGAGAAGACAATGTCTTCCTCCATCACCACCTGTGAGTGCTTAG